One Peribacillus simplex NBRC 15720 = DSM 1321 genomic region harbors:
- the dnaE gene encoding DNA polymerase III subunit alpha, with protein MYTHLHIQSGYSLLTSTVKITELVAKAKADGCKSLALTDRNVMYGSVYFYKECKRQGIKPIIGILADVLDERESAHGLLLLAKSLQGYQNLLKISSAIKTKSSSGIPMNWLKAYSRGLIAITPGAEGQIETLLREENPEEAKQAAGRFLQIFGHDNFYVSIQRLSIADEEKGNEAISQLARDLEIKIVATNPVYYLNESDALAHEVLLAIGNGDKLADETHTVLESDQFYLKSRAQMAELFHDRPDALENTLHIDAQCNLEIPFHRSLMPKYPTEDGVTAEEMLEAICFQGLKKRLPEPSIQYEERLRYELDIITKMKFSDYFLIVWDFMKFAKDHQILTGPGRGSAAGSMVAYVLSITDVDPIEHSLLFERFLNPERVSMPDIDIDFPDNRREEVIAYVAKKYGELHVAQIITFGTLAAKAALRDTGRVFGLNSKEQEAVSKMIPGRLGITLPEAFKESKKLREFVNESDLNQKLFQTALLLEGLPRHASTHAAGVVISDQALTEHIPIQGGHDGIHLTQYPMDLLEELGLLKMDFLGLRNLTLIDNILNNIKKGTGKKLDLSHIPMDDPETLALLGRGETTGVFQFESDGIRKVLIKLKPNRFEDIVAVNALYRPGPMENIPLFIERKHGLAPIDYLHEDLKDILEPTYGVIVYQEQIMQIASRLAGFSLGEADLLRRAVSKKKKDVLDQERQHFVSGSLKQGYSEKTADEIYSLIVRFANYGFNRSHAVAYSFIAYQLGYLKTHHPEYFMAALLTSVVGNDEKISQYIREAKKKGIMVLTPSINRSGYPFLPEKEGIRYSLGAIKGIGGTVLKEIFAARRQKKFADLFDFCLRVSGKIVNRKVLEALVHSGAFDEFGEDRATLLASLDVAINHTELVNPDDDLFDMFSDGEFSLKPKYNRVEPIPIEHKLSLEKSALGLYLSNHPVTSYRELFQHFGCLTIEEATNKKESKVLLGAYITSVKTIRTKKGDVMAFLSVSDEEGDIEAVVFPNVYKNHSADLNHGQLVMLQGTLEERDGKTQLLIRNVYPLEKVKQMKEEKNGTIFLKIEAGKQTKDTLQKIKKILMQHSGETKVMLFYERENRYVQLSYWDWVNPTDSLMQALFDLVGKGNVVYKKE; from the coding sequence GTGTATACTCATCTCCATATTCAGAGCGGATACAGCCTGCTGACAAGTACGGTGAAGATTACTGAACTTGTGGCCAAAGCGAAAGCGGATGGCTGTAAAAGTCTTGCCTTAACCGATCGAAATGTTATGTACGGTTCGGTCTATTTTTATAAAGAATGCAAGAGACAGGGGATAAAGCCGATCATCGGCATACTTGCGGATGTCCTTGATGAACGGGAATCGGCACATGGACTTCTTTTATTGGCAAAAAGTCTCCAAGGATATCAAAACCTGCTTAAAATAAGCAGTGCAATAAAAACTAAATCCTCGTCAGGCATTCCAATGAATTGGCTTAAAGCCTATTCCCGGGGCTTGATTGCAATCACACCGGGTGCGGAGGGGCAAATAGAAACGCTATTGAGAGAAGAAAATCCTGAAGAAGCCAAACAGGCAGCAGGACGATTTCTGCAAATTTTTGGTCATGATAACTTTTATGTATCCATACAGAGACTTTCAATTGCGGATGAGGAAAAGGGTAACGAAGCTATAAGTCAGCTGGCGAGAGATTTAGAGATAAAGATTGTCGCGACAAATCCGGTCTATTATTTGAACGAAAGCGATGCACTCGCTCATGAAGTCTTATTGGCGATTGGAAATGGCGACAAGCTGGCGGATGAGACGCATACGGTTCTTGAATCCGATCAATTTTATTTGAAAAGTCGGGCTCAGATGGCAGAACTATTCCATGACAGACCGGATGCACTCGAAAATACACTACATATTGACGCGCAATGCAATCTGGAAATTCCATTTCATCGTTCACTGATGCCTAAGTACCCTACTGAAGATGGAGTCACAGCCGAGGAAATGCTCGAAGCCATCTGTTTCCAAGGGCTGAAGAAAAGATTGCCGGAGCCATCCATTCAATATGAAGAGCGCCTACGATATGAATTGGATATCATCACCAAGATGAAATTCAGCGATTACTTTTTAATCGTTTGGGATTTCATGAAATTCGCTAAGGACCATCAAATCCTGACTGGTCCTGGAAGGGGGTCGGCGGCAGGATCGATGGTCGCTTATGTGCTGTCGATAACGGATGTCGATCCAATCGAACATTCCTTGCTGTTCGAGCGTTTCCTGAATCCAGAGCGTGTCTCGATGCCGGATATCGACATTGACTTTCCGGATAACCGCCGTGAAGAAGTGATTGCCTATGTCGCGAAGAAATACGGGGAACTTCATGTAGCACAAATCATTACCTTCGGAACATTGGCTGCCAAGGCTGCGTTAAGGGACACAGGACGTGTTTTCGGCTTGAATTCAAAGGAACAGGAAGCGGTATCGAAAATGATTCCAGGCCGTCTGGGCATCACGCTTCCCGAGGCTTTCAAGGAATCGAAAAAGCTCAGGGAATTCGTTAATGAGAGTGACCTGAACCAAAAACTTTTTCAAACCGCGTTATTGCTTGAAGGTCTGCCTCGCCATGCTTCGACACATGCTGCCGGCGTCGTCATCAGCGACCAGGCACTGACCGAGCATATCCCGATTCAAGGAGGGCATGACGGCATCCATCTGACTCAATATCCAATGGATCTTCTCGAAGAACTGGGACTTCTTAAAATGGATTTTCTTGGACTCCGCAATTTAACGCTCATCGATAATATTTTAAATAACATCAAAAAGGGAACGGGGAAAAAGCTGGACTTGTCCCATATCCCGATGGATGACCCCGAGACGCTGGCCCTTTTAGGGAGAGGTGAAACCACCGGAGTGTTTCAATTTGAATCGGATGGCATCCGAAAGGTTTTGATCAAGCTGAAACCTAACCGATTCGAGGATATCGTCGCGGTCAATGCCCTATATCGTCCAGGTCCGATGGAAAATATTCCGCTGTTCATCGAGCGAAAACATGGACTGGCACCGATTGATTACCTGCACGAGGATTTGAAGGATATCCTCGAGCCGACATACGGGGTCATCGTTTATCAAGAACAAATCATGCAAATTGCCTCACGCTTAGCCGGTTTTTCATTAGGGGAGGCTGACCTGCTCCGTCGTGCAGTTTCGAAGAAGAAGAAGGATGTTCTGGATCAAGAGAGGCAGCATTTCGTGAGCGGCTCATTGAAACAAGGATACTCCGAAAAAACGGCAGATGAGATATATTCCTTGATTGTCCGCTTCGCTAACTATGGATTCAACCGAAGCCATGCGGTGGCGTATAGTTTCATCGCTTATCAGCTGGGTTACTTGAAAACCCACCATCCGGAATATTTCATGGCAGCACTCCTGACATCGGTCGTCGGGAATGATGAAAAGATTTCGCAATATATCCGTGAAGCAAAAAAGAAAGGGATAATGGTTTTGACTCCCTCGATTAACCGGAGCGGTTACCCGTTTTTACCGGAAAAGGAAGGGATCCGTTATAGCCTTGGAGCCATAAAAGGGATAGGCGGAACGGTCCTAAAAGAAATCTTTGCTGCGAGGCGGCAGAAGAAGTTCGCTGATTTATTCGATTTCTGTTTGCGCGTTTCGGGGAAAATCGTAAATAGAAAAGTGTTGGAGGCGCTTGTACATTCAGGTGCATTTGATGAATTCGGTGAAGACCGGGCAACATTGTTGGCGAGCTTGGACGTAGCGATCAATCATACGGAATTGGTTAATCCAGATGATGACCTATTCGATATGTTTTCGGATGGCGAGTTTTCACTCAAACCGAAATACAACCGGGTCGAGCCTATCCCTATTGAGCACAAACTCTCGTTGGAAAAAAGCGCATTGGGGCTTTATCTATCGAATCATCCTGTGACAAGCTACAGAGAACTTTTTCAGCACTTCGGCTGTTTGACCATAGAGGAAGCTACCAATAAAAAGGAATCAAAAGTCTTACTTGGCGCATACATTACGTCGGTTAAAACCATAAGGACAAAAAAGGGCGATGTGATGGCTTTCTTGAGCGTTAGTGATGAAGAGGGGGATATTGAAGCGGTCGTTTTCCCAAATGTTTATAAAAACCACTCCGCCGACTTGAATCACGGACAACTCGTTATGCTGCAAGGGACATTGGAAGAACGGGATGGAAAAACACAGCTCCTGATCAGGAACGTATACCCGCTTGAAAAAGTGAAGCAGATGAAAGAGGAAAAAAACGGAACGATATTCCTGAAAATTGAGGCTGGCAAGCAAACGAAGGATACACTGCAAAAAATAAAAAAAATTTTAATGCAGCATAGCGGTGAAACCAAGGTCATGCTTTTTTACGAGAGGGAAAACCGCTATGTACAGCTATCTTATTGGGATTGGGTCAATCCTACCGATAGTCTAATGCAGGCACTATTTGACTTGGTTGGAAAAGGGAATGTGGTTTACAAGAAAGAATAA